A stretch of the Tannerella serpentiformis genome encodes the following:
- the lptC gene encoding LPS export ABC transporter periplasmic protein LptC: MIHKRNNPSIAIASVAVAMLLFCSIVSCSREKKEEVEIGFNPDSTYTMKAVDVVTLVSDSGVTRYKVETHEWYMFGEASEPYWYFPKKLHLEKFDSLFRVEASVDADTAYFYQRRKLWKLIGNVRVRSLQGEQFETSVLYWDQNTEKIYSDQFIRITKGEFVNTGQGFESNQALTQYRIFNSAAEIPFDERSSSDSMGVAPPLPPT, encoded by the coding sequence ATGATTCACAAGAGAAACAATCCCAGCATAGCAATCGCTTCTGTAGCGGTTGCTATGCTTCTTTTTTGCTCGATCGTCTCGTGTAGTCGCGAAAAGAAAGAGGAGGTAGAAATTGGCTTCAACCCCGACAGCACCTACACGATGAAGGCGGTGGACGTGGTCACGCTCGTCTCTGACTCCGGGGTCACGCGCTACAAGGTGGAGACGCATGAATGGTACATGTTCGGTGAGGCATCGGAACCGTATTGGTACTTCCCTAAAAAGCTGCATCTGGAAAAGTTCGACTCGCTCTTTCGCGTCGAAGCCAGCGTGGATGCCGACACGGCCTATTTCTATCAGCGGCGCAAGCTCTGGAAGCTAATTGGCAACGTGCGTGTCCGCAGCTTACAAGGCGAACAGTTCGAAACGAGCGTCCTCTATTGGGATCAGAACACGGAGAAAATCTACTCCGACCAATTCATTCGTATCACGAAGGGCGAGTTTGTCAACACGGGGCAGGGCTTTGAATCGAATCAGGCGTTGACACAATACAGAATCTTTAATTCGGCAGCAGAGATCCCTTTTGATGAGCGCTCCTCGTCCGATTCGATGGGTGTCGCGCCACCACTTCCGCCGACATAA